One region of Scomber scombrus chromosome 10, fScoSco1.1, whole genome shotgun sequence genomic DNA includes:
- the znf217 gene encoding zinc finger protein 217: MPTHSLLPFVESPDGLAQDSLISNSASIPGPGSSMTPHITYSEKALLQSGGSTPLSCMFCDQTFTQQDELGPHVLTQHPTTFYEPAVLRVEAEFRIPGDRTRPKPSSLPAEKEEVHSCIVCGQISQDASELETHMRKHKDYFTYCCNVCGRRFREPWFLKNHMKMHVKPGAKSKAQQDQETPVTVNGIAQDPVSEPVVTVYKMCMVCGFFFPDHDSLAEHSKVHNREVEPGKDKETESTDGATESLAKETFLQSLNLQLSTGNSVQPVRSSKWIPQLDPFNTYQAWQLATKGKIAVGPNNIKDIGQEASTDNEDCGSDKEELNNIWSEGQGDKAMKEGFGRELKSQQQTAADNPEPQRRSLMQKNKDKERPTTCEECQRTFRTYHQLVLHSRVHKREKGGEESPTSSVDGKLSRVGSLDHAEDGSEEGFEEAAMTESLVSGEDGFDRSKVRSKECSYCGKSFRSSYYLTVHLRTHTGEKPFKCAYCNYAAAQKTSLKYHLDRRHKDKPYMEIPSRPVPLMPSPNDRKHGNDKENPAPNRSKLWVPAVRSCTNGTPEDRFDDRGSKLGKPLIQVNAEYEKLIVKPAYSPTDDVLIKYPVPVNLKMEREEIKDENSETPLNLSLKVSLSIPASAEPRNTLIPIACSICAYKTIYPEVLIMHKKLNHKDKSDGTKKNSLGGSLKPKRHTGCPPALDGKDVPPLPMIDRRHPRRTKSPTPQPAKPQEKTPVNPNPAPKMSPIHAPVHDAQEPQRHRQNMDSHASHESSKYTELMRKSNTGGKYVMDRPAPPDRVGIGERSYPARSGVIWHQDAARLCLSSRFGNLPQIDFGEPSSKRLKYSLTTGREADTGDKPGFRGPSGDGSNRLLISARSVKTTSQGSCPSTATEALGSVKNTTSLGGVLDSDWGMMNLLRPYTPNDLASLYHPTPPNHSHAGLANPRAGGRTVLFQHLPTLPNLQRRDPSGPFPNQRYGNTDKTT; this comes from the exons ATGCCAACTCACTCATTGCTGCCGTTTGTGGAGAGCCCAGATGGACTTGCCCAAGACAGTTTGATTAGTAACAGTGCAAGTATCCCAGGGCCTGGCTCTAGCATGACACCTCACATCACTTACTCAGAAAAGGCCCTGCTGCAATCTGGAGGGAGTACACCATTATCCTGTATGTTCTGTGATCAGACGTTCACTCAACAGGATGAGCTAGGACCCCACGTATTAACACAACACCCTACAACTTTCTACGAGCCAGCTGTGCTTAGAGTCGAAGCAGAATTTAGGATCCCAGGAGACAGAACCCGACCCAAACCGAGTAGCCTCCCTGCTGAAAAAGAGGAGGTTCACAGCTGTATTGTGTGTGGTCAGATATCACAAGACGCCAGTGAGCTCGAGACCCACATGAGGAAGCACAAGGACTACTTTACTTACTGCTGTAATGTGTGTGGAAGGCGGTTTAGAGAGCCGTGGTTTCTCAAGAACCACATGAAGATGCACGTAAAACCAGGAGCAAAGAGCAAAGCCCAGCAAGACCAAGAGACCCCGGTCACAGTCAACGGCATCGCCCAAGACCCTGTTTCAGAGCCTGTAGTCACTGTTTACAAAATGTGCATggtttgtgggtttttcttcCCTGACCACGACAGTTTGGCAGAACACAGCAAAGTACATAATCGAGAAGTGGAGCCCGGCAaagataaagagacagagagcacgGATGGCGCTACTGAATCTCTTGCCAAAGAGACATTTCTTCAGAGTCTCAATCTTCAGCTCTCTACAGGAAATAGCGTGCAACCTGTCAGGTCATCAAAATGGATTCCACAGCTTGATCCTTTCAACACATATCAGGCCTGGCAACTTGCTACAAAGGGTAAAATAGCAGTCGGTCCTAATAATATTAAAGATATCGGCCAGGAAGCCAGCACAGACAATGAAGACTGCGGCTCTGATAAGGAGGAGTTGAATAATATCTGGTCTGAAGGCCAAGGAGACAAAGCTATGAAAGAGGGTTTCGGGAGAGAGCTCAAGTCTCAGCAGCAGACTGCAGCAGACAACCCAGAGCCACAGCGAAGGTCtctaatgcaaaaaaataagGACAAAGAAAGGCCAACCACTTGTGAGGAATGTCAGAGGACGTTCAGGACCTACCACCAGTTAGTTCTCCACTCCAGGGTGCACAAGCGAGAGAAAGGTGGCGAAGAAAGCCCGACTTCTTCTGTCGACGGGAAGTTGTCGAGAGTAGGCTCGCTGGATCACGCAGAGGACGGCTCCGAGGAGGGCTTTGAGGAAGCTGCAATGACAGAAAGTCTGGTTTCAG gtgaagATGGTTTCGATCGATCAAAGGTCAGATCAAAAGAATGCAGCTACTGTGGCAAATCATTTCGATCCAGCTATTACCTCACAGTTCATCTGAGGACTCACACAG GTGAAAAACCGTTCAAGTGTGCTTATTGCAACTATGCTGCCGCCCAGAAGACGTCACTGAAATATCACCTGGATCGGCGTCACAAGGACAAACCTTACATGGAGATCCCCAGCAGACCTGTGCCTTTAATGCCCTCTCCAAATGATAGAAAACATGGAAACGACAAAGAAAATCCTGCCCCGAATAGATCCAAACTCTGGGTTCCTGCAGTAAGATCATGCACCAATGGAACACCGGAGGACAGATTTGATGACAGGGGTAGCAAACTCGGCAAACCACTCATCCAGGTGAATGCTGAGTATGAGAAATTAATTGTTAAGCCTGCTTACTCTCCAACTGACGATGTGCTCATAAAGTACCCAGTACCTGTTAACCTGAAGATGGAACGGGAGGAGATAAAAGACGAGAACTCTGAGACCCCATTAAATCTGTCCTTAAAAgtgtctctctccatccctgcCAGTGCAGAACCCAGAAACACATTAATCCCAATTGCCTGTTCGATTTGTGCATATAAAACCATCTACCCAGAGGTCCTGATTATGCACAAAAAGCTGAATCATAAAGACAAGTCAGACGGCACAAAAAAGAACAGCTTAGGAGGTAGTTTGAAACCAAAGCGTCACACAGGCTGCCCCCCTGCGCTCGATGGGAAAGATGTCCCCCCACTTCCAATGATTGACAGACGCCACCCACGTCGAACCAAATCCCCAACCCCGCAACCTGCAAAACCACAAGAAAAGACACCTGTTAACCCAAATCCTGCTCCTAAAATGTCCCCTATCCATGCACCTGTGCATGACGCCCAGGAGCCACAGCGACATAGACAGAACATGGATTCACATGCCAGTCACGAATCCTCCAAGTATACGGAGCTCATGAGGAAATCCAACACGGGTGGCAAGTATGTGATGGACAGACCAGCACCCCCGGACAGAGTGGGAATTGGTGAGAGGAGTTACCCAGCGAGAAGCGGCGTCATTTGGCACCAAGACGCTGCCAGGCTGTGTTTGTCAAGCCGATTTGGGAACCTACCCCAGATTGATTTTGGTGAACCTTCCAGCAAGAGATTAAAGTACTCTCTAACGACAGGCAGGGAAGCCGACACTGGTGACAAGCCCGGCTTCAGAGGACCGTCAGGAGATGGATCCAACAGGCTGCTTATCTCAGCGAGAAGTGTGAAAACCACATCACAGGGGTCATGTCCATCCACGGCGACTGAGGCTTTGGGTTCTGTGAAGAATACTACATCTCTCGGAGGGGTTTTGGACTCTGACTGGGGAATGATGAACCTTTTGCGCCCCTACACACCCAATGACCTGGCGTCTCTCTATCACCCCACCCCACCTAACCACAGTCACGCGGGCCTGGCGAACCCAAGAGCAG GGGGCAGAACTGTGCTGTTCCAACACTTACCCACTCTGCCCAACCTGCAGAGGAGAGACCCCTCAGGCCCATTCCCTAATCAACGCTATGGGAACACTGATAAAACTACCTAA
- the pfdn4 gene encoding prefoldin subunit 4 yields the protein MTGIGIHEDNVPIVAYSLHIEVGVGFPCLDQAKMAATMAAMKGPVAVEDVNVTFEDQQKINKFARNTSRMTELKNEIEAKKKSLQNLQDASDDLMMFDDDALLIPYQIGDVFISHTQEETQEMLEAAKEKLEQEVKALEGRVSAIQQVLGDLKVQLYAKFGNNINLEADES from the exons atgacGGGGATTGGAATCCATGAAGACAATGTCCCAATTGTAGCCTATAGCCTGCACATTGAGGTGGGAGTTGGATTCCCCTGTTTGGATC AAGCCAAGATGGCAGCAACCATGGCAGCAATGAAGGGACCTGTA GCTGTTGAAGATGTTAATGTCACTTTTGAGGACCAGCAGAAGATCAACAAATTTGCGAGGAACACGAGTCGAATGACGGAGCTAAAAAATGAAATAGAGGCAAAGAAA AAATCCCTGCAGAACTTACAGGACGCCAGTGACGACCTGATGATGTTCGACGACGACGCTCTATTGATCCCTTATCAGATCGGTGACGTCTTTATCAGCCACACCCAGGAAGAAACACAGGAAATGCTGGAGGCTGCAAAG GAAAAACTGGAGCAGGAAGTCAAAGCCCTCGAGGGGCGAGTGTCAGCGATACAGCAAGTTTTGGGTGATCTGAAGGTCCAGCTCTATGCCAAGTTTGGTAACAACATTAACCTGGAAGCAGATGAAAGCTGA
- the bcas1 gene encoding breast carcinoma-amplified sequence 1 isoform X1, whose product MNFFKTLVTPTKTSKKETATPDATKEQSQKEAEPAPTTTVAQVSEPPAAASKGMSIPPPPPPEPPKMEVKAEPAAKPVKPTPKEEPKAAAKEPESSKGKSAKDTLSRFFRSKKVDPSKASTLEAAAKPEPPPPVQEEKKLASKSSFLSFFKPKADEPKKATPAPAAGAEAAQTVKAKDEPKAAAKSSEAAVDNKPASDASQAGDDAAKGPKKLEKRNSIHLFFKNLGQKRHSTDAGVQTEPAVVAPAAEKAK is encoded by the exons ATGAACTTCTTCAAAACACTA GTGACTCCCACTAAAACATCCAAAAAGGAAACAGCTACTCCCGATGCCACAAAAGAGCAG TCCCAGAAGGAGGCCGAGCCAGCGCCAACCACTACT GTTGCGCAAGTGTCTGAGCCACCTGCAGCTGCATCCAAAGGAATGTCTatcccaccaccacctcctccagagCCACCAAAAATGGAGGTCAAAGCAGAACCAGCTGCCAAACCTGTAAAACCCACACCAAAGGAAGAGCCAAAAGCTGCTGCAAAGGAACCCGAGTCCTCAAAAGGAAAATCAGCCAAAGATACACTGAGCAGATTCTTCCGCTCAAAG AAGGTGGATCCCTCAAAAGCCAGCACTCTGGAGGCTGCTGCGAAGCCAGAACCACCACCGCCTGTCcaggaagaaaagaaattaGCCTCAAAATCATCCTTCTTATCTTTCTTCAAACCTAAA GCTGATGAACCCAAGAAGGCGACCCCAGCCCCAGCTGCAGGAGCAGAGGCAGCTCAGACAGTAAAAGCCAAAGATGAACCTAAAGCAGCAGCCAAGTCATCTGAGGCCGCTGTAGATAACAAACCAGCCTCAGATGCCTCCCAAGCTGGAGATGATGCAGCCAAAGGACCCAAAAAACTGGAGAAGAGGAATTCCATCCATCTGTTCTTTAAAAATCTG GGTCAGAAACGTCACTCTACAGATGCCGGCGTCCAGACAGAGCCAGCGGTTGTTGCTCCAGCAGCTGAGAAGGCCAAATGA
- the bcas1 gene encoding breast carcinoma-amplified sequence 1 isoform X2, which translates to MNFFKTLVAQVSEPPAAASKGMSIPPPPPPEPPKMEVKAEPAAKPVKPTPKEEPKAAAKEPESSKGKSAKDTLSRFFRSKKVDPSKASTLEAAAKPEPPPPVQEEKKLASKSSFLSFFKPKADEPKKATPAPAAGAEAAQTVKAKDEPKAAAKSSEAAVDNKPASDASQAGDDAAKGPKKLEKRNSIHLFFKNLGQKRHSTDAGVQTEPAVVAPAAEKAK; encoded by the exons ATGAACTTCTTCAAAACACTA GTTGCGCAAGTGTCTGAGCCACCTGCAGCTGCATCCAAAGGAATGTCTatcccaccaccacctcctccagagCCACCAAAAATGGAGGTCAAAGCAGAACCAGCTGCCAAACCTGTAAAACCCACACCAAAGGAAGAGCCAAAAGCTGCTGCAAAGGAACCCGAGTCCTCAAAAGGAAAATCAGCCAAAGATACACTGAGCAGATTCTTCCGCTCAAAG AAGGTGGATCCCTCAAAAGCCAGCACTCTGGAGGCTGCTGCGAAGCCAGAACCACCACCGCCTGTCcaggaagaaaagaaattaGCCTCAAAATCATCCTTCTTATCTTTCTTCAAACCTAAA GCTGATGAACCCAAGAAGGCGACCCCAGCCCCAGCTGCAGGAGCAGAGGCAGCTCAGACAGTAAAAGCCAAAGATGAACCTAAAGCAGCAGCCAAGTCATCTGAGGCCGCTGTAGATAACAAACCAGCCTCAGATGCCTCCCAAGCTGGAGATGATGCAGCCAAAGGACCCAAAAAACTGGAGAAGAGGAATTCCATCCATCTGTTCTTTAAAAATCTG GGTCAGAAACGTCACTCTACAGATGCCGGCGTCCAGACAGAGCCAGCGGTTGTTGCTCCAGCAGCTGAGAAGGCCAAATGA